The following proteins come from a genomic window of Pyxidicoccus sp. MSG2:
- a CDS encoding Na+/H+ antiporter subunit E, which produces MRRLLPYPVLSLALLLLWILLMQSVSAGTLLLGVALALFWPAVTSRLRPAPVRLRRPLVMVRLGGRVVFEMLRSNAEVAWAILTQRTRDLRSGFVAIPLDLRDPNGLAVLAMIVTFTPGTAWAQLSADNRVLLLHVLAVKSEAGLVALIKQRYERALKEIFE; this is translated from the coding sequence ATGAGACGGCTCCTCCCCTACCCCGTGCTCTCGCTGGCCCTGCTCCTGCTCTGGATACTGCTCATGCAGTCGGTGAGCGCTGGGACGTTGCTGCTCGGTGTCGCGCTGGCGCTGTTCTGGCCGGCGGTGACGTCCAGGCTCAGGCCGGCCCCGGTGCGGCTGCGCAGGCCCCTGGTCATGGTGCGCCTGGGCGGCCGGGTCGTCTTCGAGATGCTGCGCTCGAACGCTGAAGTCGCATGGGCCATCCTCACGCAGCGCACGCGCGACCTCCGCTCCGGCTTCGTCGCCATTCCACTCGACCTGAGAGACCCGAACGGACTGGCCGTGCTGGCAATGATTGTCACGTTCACCCCGGGCACGGCCTGGGCGCAGCTCTCGGCAGACAATCGCGTCCTGTTGTTGCACGTGCTCGCGGTCAAGAGCGAGGCGGGCCTGGTGGCGCTCATCAAGCAGCGCTACGAGCGTGCACTGAAGGAGATCTTCGAATGA
- a CDS encoding Na+/H+ antiporter subunit C, translated as MEVVLAVAIGVLTGSGVWLLLRPRTFQLVVGLSLVAYAVNLFIFSIGGLAIDQEPILVDGVPRDLQHYTDPVPQALVLTAIVISFAMTALLLVIILASRGMTGTDHVDGTEP; from the coding sequence ATGGAGGTGGTGCTGGCGGTTGCCATCGGCGTGCTGACCGGCTCCGGCGTCTGGCTGCTGCTGCGGCCGCGTACGTTCCAGCTCGTCGTGGGCCTGTCGCTCGTCGCCTACGCGGTCAACCTCTTCATCTTCAGCATCGGCGGTCTGGCCATCGACCAGGAGCCCATCCTCGTCGACGGCGTCCCACGGGACCTCCAGCACTACACCGACCCGGTCCCCCAGGCGCTGGTGCTGACGGCCATCGTCATCAGCTTCGCGATGACGGCGCTCCTGCTGGTCATCATCCTCGCCTCGCGCGGGATGACCGGCACCGACCATGTGGATGGCACCGAACCATGA
- the mnhG gene encoding monovalent cation/H(+) antiporter subunit G, translating to MNAPTPLWVDALTGFLAVAGALAALIGSFGVLRLRSFFQRVHAPTLGATLGVWCFTLATAVQGSFEQGQLYVHALLIPVFIAITTPVTTIFLMRAAVFRERRRGTEIPVPGADETPGG from the coding sequence ATGAATGCGCCGACGCCGCTGTGGGTGGATGCGTTGACCGGGTTCCTGGCGGTGGCTGGCGCGCTGGCGGCACTGATTGGCTCGTTCGGGGTGCTGCGGCTGAGGAGCTTCTTCCAGCGCGTCCACGCGCCCACCCTGGGCGCGACGCTGGGCGTCTGGTGCTTCACGCTCGCGACGGCGGTGCAGGGCTCCTTCGAGCAGGGGCAGCTCTACGTCCACGCGCTGCTCATTCCGGTGTTCATTGCCATCACCACACCCGTCACGACCATCTTCCTGATGCGCGCCGCGGTGTTCAGGGAACGCAGGCGTGGCACGGAGATTCCAGTGCCAGGGGCGGACGAGACTCCGGGTGGGTAG
- a CDS encoding LysR family transcriptional regulator, whose amino-acid sequence MKRDDLYDLAAFAVVAEQGSFTRAAAELGMSQSALSHAMKALEERLGMRLLSRTTRSVSTTEAGETLLRSLRPALEEISSGVDAAGALRGKAAGTVRITATRHAVSSVVMPALPGFLASHPDIRVEMIVDDNLTDIVADRLDAGIRFGDIVEKDMIAVRIGPDIRMAIVGTPSYFADHPVPRTPRELSGHRCINYRHVKSGGLYAWDFEQKGRPFEVRVEGPLVFNNTDLIREAALAGQGLAYIYEDLVAADIEAGRLKRILEKWCPTFPGYYLYHPSRRQTPPALAALIGALRYTPRATRGEPAVSR is encoded by the coding sequence ATGAAACGAGACGACCTGTACGACCTCGCCGCCTTCGCTGTCGTCGCTGAGCAGGGCAGCTTCACCCGCGCGGCGGCCGAGCTCGGCATGTCCCAGTCGGCGTTGAGTCACGCCATGAAGGCCCTCGAGGAGCGGCTCGGGATGCGGCTCCTGTCGCGGACCACGCGCTCGGTGTCGACGACCGAAGCAGGAGAGACGCTGCTGCGCTCCCTGCGACCCGCATTGGAGGAGATCTCCTCCGGGGTGGACGCGGCCGGGGCCCTGCGCGGGAAGGCGGCCGGCACCGTCCGCATCACCGCGACCAGGCATGCGGTCTCCTCCGTCGTGATGCCTGCCCTGCCGGGCTTCCTTGCGTCCCATCCCGATATCCGGGTGGAGATGATTGTCGATGACAACCTGACCGACATCGTCGCGGACCGCCTCGACGCCGGCATCCGCTTCGGCGACATCGTCGAGAAGGACATGATCGCGGTCCGCATCGGGCCGGACATCCGGATGGCCATCGTCGGCACACCCTCGTATTTCGCGGACCATCCGGTGCCCCGGACGCCCCGCGAGCTCTCGGGCCATCGCTGCATCAACTACCGGCACGTCAAGTCAGGCGGGCTCTACGCCTGGGACTTCGAGCAGAAGGGGCGCCCCTTCGAGGTTCGTGTCGAGGGGCCCCTCGTGTTCAACAACACCGACCTGATCCGGGAGGCGGCCCTGGCGGGACAGGGCCTCGCGTACATCTACGAGGACCTGGTGGCGGCGGATATCGAGGCCGGGCGGCTCAAGCGGATTCTGGAGAAGTGGTGCCCGACCTTCCCCGGCTACTACCTCTATCACCCCAGTCGAAGGCAGACGCCTCCCGCACTGGCGGCGCTCATTGGGGCGCTTCGCTACACACCCCGGGCCACAAGAGGCGAGCCTGCCGTCTCACGGTAG
- a CDS encoding K+/H+ antiporter subunit F yields MSPLLWWALACALGCLTVAMMLALARMIAGPRAEDRVLAFDCLYVNAMLVILSLGLIYRSSSYFEAALLIALFGFVGSTAMSKFLLRGEIIE; encoded by the coding sequence ATGAGCCCCCTTCTCTGGTGGGCGCTGGCCTGCGCCCTCGGCTGTCTCACCGTGGCGATGATGTTGGCACTGGCGCGGATGATTGCCGGGCCCAGGGCGGAGGACCGCGTGCTGGCGTTCGACTGCCTGTATGTGAACGCCATGCTGGTCATCCTCTCGCTGGGGCTCATCTACCGCAGCAGCTCCTACTTCGAGGCGGCGCTCCTGATTGCCCTCTTCGGCTTCGTGGGCTCCACGGCGATGTCCAAGTTCCTCCTGCGCGGGGAGATCATCGAATGA
- a CDS encoding SDR family NAD(P)-dependent oxidoreductase, with translation MSNKKVWFITGASRGMGVDFARAALAAGHAVVASGRDSDRVTKALGRSNDLLAVKLDVTRRADAEAAVRAAVDRFGRIDVLVNNAASFYAGYFEELTPEQMERQLATSLIGPMNVTRAVLPMMRKQRSGHIISISSTAGLSGFEFGTAYAASKFGLEGWMESLHAEVAPFGITTTIVNPGFFRTELLTEQSTNYAEPSVKDYDERRAPLLEFWKAQNGKQSGDPAKLARALITIASQEPPPRRFIAGADAIATAEQRVAELKAQLEAFRALSTSLAFD, from the coding sequence ATGAGCAACAAGAAGGTCTGGTTCATCACGGGAGCCAGCCGTGGCATGGGCGTCGATTTCGCCAGGGCCGCCCTGGCGGCCGGGCACGCGGTTGTGGCCTCGGGCCGGGACAGCGACCGCGTGACCAAGGCCCTGGGTCGGTCGAACGACCTGCTGGCCGTCAAGCTGGACGTCACCCGCCGCGCCGATGCCGAGGCGGCGGTGCGGGCCGCTGTCGACCGGTTCGGCCGCATCGACGTGCTGGTCAACAATGCCGCCAGCTTCTACGCGGGCTACTTCGAGGAGCTGACACCGGAGCAGATGGAGCGGCAGCTGGCGACGAGCCTCATCGGCCCGATGAACGTCACCCGCGCTGTCCTGCCGATGATGCGCAAGCAGCGCTCGGGGCACATCATCTCGATCTCCTCGACAGCGGGCCTCTCGGGCTTCGAGTTCGGTACCGCCTACGCCGCGTCGAAGTTCGGCCTGGAGGGCTGGATGGAGTCGCTGCACGCCGAGGTCGCGCCGTTCGGCATTACGACCACCATCGTCAACCCGGGGTTCTTCCGCACGGAGCTCCTCACGGAGCAATCGACGAACTACGCCGAGCCGTCCGTCAAGGACTACGACGAGCGCAGAGCGCCGCTGCTCGAGTTCTGGAAGGCCCAGAACGGCAAGCAATCCGGCGACCCGGCGAAGCTCGCGCGAGCGCTCATCACCATCGCGAGCCAGGAGCCACCGCCGCGCCGCTTCATCGCCGGCGCCGATGCCATTGCCACGGCGGAGCAGAGGGTCGCCGAGCTGAAAGCGCAGCTCGAAGCGTTCCGCGCCCTGTCGACTTCACTGGCGTTCGATTGA
- a CDS encoding monovalent cation/H+ antiporter subunit D: protein MSALFSSMMPHLMVAPILLPMLTAGAMLLLGEGKRPAKFVLGMGSALLGLAISVALLAWVEDHGVVAYLPGNWPAPFGIALAVDRLSAGMLVLTWTLGTCALCFAAARWHRAGVHFHPLFQLQLMGLSGAFLTADVFNLFVFFEILLAASYGLLLHGSGRPRVRAAVHYVAVNLAASSLFLIGVSMIYGVTGTLNMAELSARLAEGPVANRHLVDAGAAILAVAFLAKAAAWPLNFWLVPAYSAATPPVAGLFAVLTKVGIYALVRLWTLMFAGGPLAGFGADGLLVFGVVTSVLASLGMVASHRLANQAAAGVVVSAGTLLAALGMGEEAVLGGAVFYLVGSALASSAFFLLVDLVERWQTGATVVDEAPFLSATLEAQDVNLDDEEEPLVARPIPASTALLGLAFVACALLVSGLPPLSTFVGKLGMLSAALGLREGTGAVPTRSWVFAGVLLGSGLLTLIALTRTGIRIFWSRTLREPPRVRAAEGVPVVALLAACAALTLAAAPAMEFALATARSLHDRRGYTDAVLGARVRPPPTAPGGTP, encoded by the coding sequence ATGAGCGCGCTCTTTTCCTCCATGATGCCGCACCTGATGGTGGCGCCCATCCTCCTGCCCATGCTGACCGCGGGGGCAATGCTCCTGCTGGGCGAGGGGAAGCGGCCTGCCAAGTTCGTGCTCGGGATGGGCTCGGCGCTGCTGGGGCTCGCCATCTCGGTGGCGCTCCTGGCGTGGGTGGAGGACCACGGCGTCGTGGCCTACCTCCCCGGCAACTGGCCCGCGCCGTTTGGGATTGCCCTGGCGGTAGACCGGCTGTCGGCCGGGATGCTGGTGCTGACCTGGACCCTGGGCACCTGCGCGCTCTGCTTCGCCGCGGCGCGCTGGCACCGCGCGGGCGTCCACTTCCACCCGCTGTTCCAGCTCCAGCTGATGGGACTGTCCGGCGCGTTCCTGACGGCGGACGTCTTCAACCTCTTCGTCTTCTTCGAAATCCTGCTCGCCGCCTCGTACGGCCTGTTGCTGCATGGGTCCGGAAGGCCACGAGTCCGGGCCGCCGTGCACTACGTGGCGGTGAACCTCGCCGCCTCGTCGCTCTTCCTCATCGGCGTGTCGATGATCTACGGCGTCACGGGGACGCTCAACATGGCGGAGCTCTCCGCGCGCCTGGCTGAGGGGCCCGTGGCCAACCGGCACCTCGTCGACGCGGGGGCGGCCATCCTCGCGGTGGCATTCCTGGCCAAGGCGGCGGCGTGGCCCCTCAACTTCTGGCTCGTCCCCGCCTATTCGGCGGCGACGCCTCCCGTGGCGGGGCTGTTCGCCGTGCTCACGAAGGTCGGCATCTACGCGCTGGTGCGGCTCTGGACGCTGATGTTCGCCGGGGGGCCGCTAGCGGGGTTCGGCGCGGACGGCCTGCTCGTGTTCGGCGTGGTCACCTCGGTGCTCGCGTCCCTCGGCATGGTGGCCTCGCACCGGCTCGCCAACCAGGCCGCGGCGGGGGTGGTGGTCTCCGCCGGGACGCTGCTGGCGGCGCTGGGCATGGGCGAGGAAGCCGTCCTCGGCGGCGCGGTGTTCTACCTGGTGGGCTCCGCGCTGGCGTCCAGCGCGTTCTTCCTGCTCGTCGACCTCGTCGAGCGCTGGCAGACGGGCGCCACCGTCGTGGACGAAGCCCCCTTCCTGAGCGCGACGCTCGAGGCCCAGGACGTCAACCTCGACGACGAGGAGGAGCCCCTCGTCGCGCGGCCCATCCCGGCATCCACCGCGTTGCTGGGGCTCGCGTTCGTCGCCTGCGCGCTGCTCGTCTCCGGCCTGCCGCCCCTTTCGACCTTCGTTGGCAAGCTCGGCATGTTGTCGGCGGCACTCGGGCTGCGGGAGGGGACGGGGGCGGTTCCCACCCGCTCGTGGGTGTTCGCGGGCGTGCTGCTGGGCTCCGGCCTGCTCACGCTCATCGCACTCACACGGACGGGAATCCGGATCTTCTGGTCGAGGACGCTGCGCGAGCCACCCCGTGTACGCGCGGCGGAGGGCGTTCCCGTGGTGGCGCTCCTGGCCGCATGCGCAGCGCTGACGCTCGCGGCCGCGCCCGCCATGGAGTTCGCGCTTGCGACGGCGCGCTCCCTCCATGACCGGCGCGGGTACACCGACGCAGTGCTCGGGGCCAGGGTCCGGCCGCCGCCCACGGCGCCGGGAGGGACGCCATGA
- a CDS encoding MBL fold metallo-hydrolase, whose product MRTRTRNWLLGSGAFLLLLLAGLFVMGRASRAQRPKLSPAVLNRAEEPPCPDAPAAQGEGRASPRASWTGIAGVRLEVCGLAGSPPATLLVDPYVTRHSYPELALFPVDADAATLARAFPRADIILVGHSHHDHLGDVPEVARRTGATVVGTETTCALAVQMGLPPAQCRVLRDGQLLRMGPFEVEAVAHPHGRTVLGVPFPGEVAPSGEPGTVRLPRGWEMKMGGALAFIVRVEGRTLYHQGSAGLSDAQLERVRGLKPDVAFLGLGLRQNTPDYEARLLGALQPKHVWAVHHDDFFGPVLGDEVPLLSGVDLPAFEREVAARVSPTALVTRRPFERWTLPPPSVPPPLP is encoded by the coding sequence ATGCGGACTCGGACGCGGAACTGGCTGCTCGGGAGTGGTGCGTTCCTTCTGCTCCTCCTCGCGGGGCTGTTCGTGATGGGGCGCGCCTCGCGCGCCCAGCGTCCGAAGCTCTCGCCCGCGGTGCTCAACCGAGCGGAGGAGCCGCCGTGCCCGGACGCTCCCGCGGCGCAGGGGGAGGGCCGCGCGAGTCCGCGGGCGAGCTGGACGGGCATCGCTGGCGTGCGCCTGGAGGTGTGCGGCCTGGCGGGGTCGCCTCCGGCCACGCTGCTCGTGGACCCCTACGTCACGCGGCACAGCTACCCGGAGTTGGCCCTCTTCCCGGTGGACGCGGACGCCGCCACGCTGGCACGGGCGTTTCCCCGCGCGGACATCATCCTCGTGGGGCACTCGCACCACGACCATCTCGGGGACGTTCCGGAAGTGGCGCGCCGCACCGGGGCTACCGTGGTGGGGACCGAGACGACGTGCGCACTCGCCGTGCAGATGGGGCTCCCCCCGGCGCAGTGCCGCGTCCTCCGGGATGGCCAGCTCCTGCGCATGGGCCCCTTCGAAGTGGAAGCCGTGGCGCATCCGCACGGGCGGACCGTACTCGGCGTTCCGTTCCCCGGAGAGGTCGCTCCGTCGGGGGAGCCGGGGACGGTGCGGCTGCCCCGGGGGTGGGAGATGAAGATGGGCGGGGCGCTCGCCTTCATCGTGCGGGTGGAGGGCCGGACGCTCTACCACCAGGGCAGCGCGGGGCTCTCGGACGCGCAGCTGGAGCGGGTGCGGGGCCTGAAGCCGGACGTCGCCTTCCTGGGGCTCGGGCTGCGGCAGAACACGCCGGACTACGAGGCGCGGCTGCTCGGCGCACTGCAGCCAAAGCACGTGTGGGCTGTGCACCACGACGACTTCTTCGGCCCCGTGCTCGGGGACGAGGTGCCGCTGCTCTCGGGTGTGGACCTTCCCGCCTTCGAGCGGGAGGTGGCGGCGCGCGTGTCGCCGACGGCGCTCGTCACCCGGAGGCCGTTCGAGCGCTGGACGCTGCCCCCTCCATCCGTGCCTCCGCCTCTACCGTGA
- a CDS encoding monovalent cation/H+ antiporter subunit A: protein MPLLALLVMPAVSGAIAALLPTRARNRAAGLAGLTALLGLVGVALHFPKVRGGGQLVERIPWVPSLGLDLVLRLDGFSWTFCVLVLGIGALVMLYARYYLSPSDPVPRFFAFLLAFMGAMLGVVLSGNLLQLAFFWELTSLFSFLLIGYWHQRKDAQRGARMALTVTGMGGLCLLAGLLVLGQAAGSYELDAVLGSAQRVRAHSLYPVALCLILVGAFTKSAQFPFHFWLPNAMAAPTPVSAYLHSATMVKLGVFLLARLWPVLSGTELWFWLVGSAGLATLLLGAWAALFQRDLKGLLAYSTISHLGLVVLLLGLNSALAAVAAVFHIINHATFKASLFMAAGIIDHETGTRDIRRLSGLFRLMPITGTLAVVATAAMAGVPLLNGFLSKEMFFAETVFVDAHPTVEWGLPIAATLAGMGSVAYSLRFAAKVFFGPASARDTPRVPEEPPKWMRVPVEVLVLACLVVGVAPAVSIGPFLEAASLQVVGGPLPEYSLKIWHGFTPPLLMSALALGGGALLYLWVRRQEAGRVRLEGTRVFTALLARLTWLSRWTRRWLLTAGLQRQLMAMVGVTLLVGVLSLWGGLGEGERPRVPLSPIFVALWAVGGVAALGAAWQAKFHRLAALMLSGTAGVASCVTFIWFSAPDLALTQLTVEVVTTLLILLGLRWLPPREPARGVYDAHTRRVARGRRARDFVIALSAGGGMALLAYAVMTRDFPERTSFFLEHSLSGGGGRNVVNVMLVDFRGFDTFGEGVVLTLVALTVYALLRRFRPAAEVMALPPQQQSLAKDLQTDLVNPRQARDTAVGYLMVPAVLVRLLLPISGVVSAFFFLRGHNAPGGGFVAGLVMSVGFLLQYLVSGTEWVEERLRLAPRTLMGAGLLFVLGTGAGAFVVGYPLLTSHTFHLKVPVLGELHLGSALFFDVGVYCLVLGSTLLILVALAHQSIRAHRITGGE, encoded by the coding sequence ATGCCGCTCCTCGCGCTCCTGGTCATGCCCGCGGTCTCTGGAGCCATCGCCGCGCTGCTGCCCACGCGCGCCCGGAACCGGGCAGCGGGCCTCGCGGGCCTCACCGCGCTGCTGGGCCTGGTGGGCGTGGCGCTCCACTTCCCGAAGGTGCGGGGCGGAGGCCAACTGGTCGAGCGCATCCCCTGGGTGCCCTCGCTGGGGCTGGACCTCGTGTTGCGGCTCGACGGCTTCTCGTGGACCTTCTGCGTGCTCGTGCTCGGCATTGGCGCGCTGGTGATGCTGTATGCGCGGTACTACCTCTCGCCGTCGGACCCCGTGCCGAGGTTCTTCGCCTTCCTGCTGGCCTTCATGGGCGCGATGCTGGGCGTGGTCCTCTCGGGGAACCTGCTGCAGCTGGCCTTCTTCTGGGAGCTGACGTCCCTCTTCTCGTTCCTGCTCATCGGCTACTGGCACCAGCGCAAGGACGCACAGCGCGGGGCGCGGATGGCGCTCACCGTCACGGGGATGGGCGGCCTGTGCCTCCTCGCGGGGCTGCTGGTGCTCGGCCAGGCGGCGGGCAGCTACGAGCTGGACGCCGTCCTCGGGAGCGCGCAGCGCGTGAGGGCCCACTCGCTCTACCCGGTGGCGCTCTGTCTCATCCTGGTCGGCGCGTTCACCAAGAGCGCCCAGTTCCCCTTCCATTTCTGGCTCCCCAACGCGATGGCGGCGCCGACGCCGGTGTCGGCGTATCTGCACTCGGCGACCATGGTGAAGCTGGGCGTGTTCCTGCTGGCGCGGCTGTGGCCGGTGCTGTCGGGAACGGAGCTCTGGTTCTGGCTCGTCGGGTCCGCGGGGCTCGCCACGCTGCTGCTCGGCGCGTGGGCGGCGCTGTTCCAGCGTGACCTGAAGGGGTTGCTCGCCTATTCCACCATCTCGCATCTCGGGTTGGTGGTGCTGCTGCTGGGGCTCAACAGCGCGCTGGCGGCGGTGGCGGCCGTCTTCCACATCATCAACCATGCGACGTTCAAGGCCTCGCTCTTCATGGCGGCGGGAATCATCGACCATGAGACGGGGACGCGGGACATCCGGCGGCTGTCGGGGCTCTTCCGCCTGATGCCCATCACCGGGACGCTCGCCGTCGTGGCCACGGCGGCCATGGCGGGCGTCCCCCTGCTCAATGGCTTTCTCTCGAAGGAGATGTTCTTCGCGGAGACCGTCTTCGTCGACGCCCACCCCACCGTGGAGTGGGGCCTGCCGATTGCGGCGACCCTGGCTGGCATGGGGAGCGTCGCCTACTCGCTCCGGTTCGCCGCGAAGGTGTTCTTCGGGCCCGCGAGCGCGCGGGACACGCCGCGCGTGCCGGAGGAGCCGCCCAAGTGGATGCGTGTCCCCGTCGAGGTGCTGGTCCTCGCCTGCCTGGTGGTGGGCGTCGCACCAGCGGTGTCCATCGGCCCGTTCCTCGAGGCCGCGTCCCTGCAGGTCGTGGGAGGACCGCTCCCGGAATACAGCCTCAAGATATGGCATGGGTTCACCCCGCCGCTGCTGATGAGCGCGCTGGCGCTCGGCGGTGGCGCCCTGCTGTACCTCTGGGTCCGACGCCAGGAGGCAGGGCGGGTGCGCCTGGAGGGGACGCGGGTCTTCACCGCGCTGCTGGCGCGTCTGACCTGGCTGAGCCGGTGGACCCGCCGCTGGCTGCTCACCGCGGGACTCCAGCGGCAGCTGATGGCGATGGTGGGCGTCACCCTGCTCGTGGGCGTGTTGTCGCTGTGGGGGGGCCTTGGCGAGGGGGAGCGCCCGAGGGTGCCCCTCTCGCCGATATTCGTCGCGTTGTGGGCCGTGGGCGGCGTGGCGGCGCTGGGAGCCGCCTGGCAGGCGAAGTTCCACCGGCTCGCCGCGCTCATGCTCTCGGGGACCGCGGGGGTGGCGAGCTGTGTCACGTTCATCTGGTTCTCCGCGCCGGACCTCGCGCTCACCCAGCTCACCGTCGAAGTGGTGACGACGCTCCTCATCCTGCTCGGGCTCAGGTGGCTGCCTCCGAGAGAGCCGGCCCGCGGCGTGTACGACGCGCACACCCGGAGGGTGGCCAGGGGCCGGCGAGCCCGCGACTTCGTCATCGCGCTGAGCGCCGGAGGCGGCATGGCGCTCCTCGCCTACGCGGTGATGACCCGGGACTTCCCCGAGCGCACCTCGTTCTTCCTCGAGCACTCCCTGAGCGGCGGCGGCGGGCGGAACGTGGTGAACGTGATGCTGGTGGATTTCCGTGGGTTCGACACCTTCGGGGAAGGCGTCGTGCTGACGCTCGTCGCGCTCACGGTCTACGCACTCCTGCGGCGCTTCCGGCCGGCGGCCGAGGTCATGGCGCTTCCGCCGCAGCAGCAGTCACTCGCCAAAGACTTGCAGACGGACCTGGTGAACCCACGGCAGGCGCGGGACACGGCGGTGGGTTACCTGATGGTTCCCGCGGTGCTGGTCCGGCTGCTGCTGCCCATCTCGGGCGTGGTGTCGGCGTTCTTCTTCCTGCGTGGGCACAACGCGCCAGGCGGCGGGTTCGTGGCGGGGCTGGTGATGTCGGTGGGCTTCCTGCTTCAGTACCTCGTGTCGGGGACTGAGTGGGTCGAGGAGCGGCTGCGCCTTGCGCCGCGCACGCTGATGGGCGCCGGGCTGCTGTTCGTTCTCGGCACGGGGGCGGGCGCCTTCGTGGTCGGCTATCCGCTGCTCACCTCGCACACCTTCCATCTGAAGGTCCCCGTCCTGGGCGAGCTGCACCTGGGGAGCGCGCTGTTCTTCGACGTGGGCGTGTACTGCCTGGTGCTGGGGTCCACGCTGCTCATCCTCGTGGCGCTCGCGCACCAGTCCATCCGCGCGCACCGCATCACGGGAGGTGAGTGA